From a region of the Thalassospira sp. TSL5-1 genome:
- a CDS encoding glycosyltransferase family A protein: MTLSKPMVTAALCSFNAAKTISAALNSAFAQDWPTLEVLVIDDASTDDTINTIEKFIQDKRNKYPSFRLLKNKENLGVASCRNRLIEAAQGEYIAFFDDDDISHPQRISKQMARLAEAERTIGHDLAICHSSREQIYPNGVIHYEQTMGGENGKIPAGDAVVDRILLGRITPNVTGSCATCSQLGRKSVYLQLGGFDESLRRAEDTDFAIRLAMAGGAFAGLDEPLVRQLMTPGDEKRLEAEHEAYVALLHKHQGFLALHGWLGFSKKWQDARLLHLQGHKAALFWKIALIGMRYPFKTLQKLFWSLPASATRRHQKCWHDMHKKTDSL, translated from the coding sequence ATGACACTTTCAAAGCCAATGGTAACAGCCGCACTCTGCAGCTTTAATGCAGCGAAAACCATTTCTGCGGCACTCAATTCAGCATTCGCCCAGGATTGGCCAACATTGGAAGTGCTTGTAATTGATGACGCATCAACAGATGATACCATTAATACGATTGAAAAATTTATTCAGGATAAAAGAAATAAATACCCGTCATTCCGCCTTTTAAAAAACAAGGAAAACCTTGGTGTAGCATCTTGTCGCAATCGCCTCATAGAAGCAGCACAGGGTGAGTATATTGCCTTCTTCGACGATGACGATATTAGTCACCCGCAACGTATTTCAAAACAAATGGCACGCCTGGCGGAGGCTGAACGCACCATTGGTCATGATTTGGCAATATGCCATTCTTCACGTGAACAGATCTATCCCAATGGTGTCATACACTATGAGCAAACAATGGGTGGGGAGAACGGCAAAATACCAGCAGGGGATGCAGTGGTTGATCGTATCCTTCTTGGCCGCATCACTCCCAATGTAACTGGCTCGTGCGCAACATGCTCCCAGTTAGGGCGTAAGTCAGTTTATCTACAACTAGGCGGTTTTGATGAATCTCTACGTCGAGCCGAGGATACGGACTTTGCAATCCGACTGGCAATGGCTGGCGGGGCATTTGCTGGTTTGGACGAACCATTGGTCCGTCAATTAATGACACCCGGCGATGAGAAACGCCTAGAGGCAGAACACGAGGCCTATGTTGCTCTATTACACAAGCACCAAGGATTTCTTGCTCTTCACGGCTGGTTAGGTTTTTCTAAAAAATGGCAGGACGCGCGATTACTTCATTTACAAGGGCATAAAGCAGCCCTCTTCTGGAAAATCGCTTTAATTGGCATGCGGTACCCGTTTAAAACGCTGCAAAAATTATTTTGGTCTCTTCCGGCCTCTGCAACCCGACGACATCAAAAGTGTTGGCATGATATGCATAAAAAAACGGATTCCTTATGA
- a CDS encoding bifunctional 2-polyprenyl-6-hydroxyphenol methylase/3-demethylubiquinol 3-O-methyltransferase UbiG encodes MTKILFRPPTWKRYLSFREAIKKQSLLRCLEYERLALLGLKGRVLDFGGGRHVNYAEKIAEWGSESGFIYESANIDPNTNPHFLLDKSGRIPTDPAQYDAVISLNTLEHVSDLNGTLSELRRVSRDGARLILVVPFLFPVHGHPSDYHRGTPSFWEKILHDHNFKNVNIETLTWGPFSTASLVTGLPGPLKGLRRTTSLLLDLAYSQKNFRGRDKIMAVQDDPACRAPIAYFIEASAR; translated from the coding sequence ATGACAAAAATTTTATTCCGCCCTCCCACCTGGAAGCGATACTTGTCATTTCGCGAAGCAATCAAAAAACAGAGCCTGCTTCGCTGTCTGGAATATGAGCGACTGGCTCTGTTGGGACTAAAAGGGCGCGTGCTTGATTTCGGTGGGGGAAGACATGTAAATTATGCTGAAAAGATCGCAGAATGGGGCAGTGAATCTGGTTTTATATATGAGTCAGCAAATATTGATCCCAACACAAATCCACATTTCCTACTTGATAAAAGCGGTCGCATCCCAACAGATCCGGCCCAATATGATGCCGTCATATCTCTAAATACTTTAGAACATGTCAGTGACTTAAATGGAACTTTATCCGAATTACGCCGTGTAAGCCGCGATGGTGCCCGACTTATTTTAGTGGTTCCGTTCCTCTTTCCCGTACATGGACATCCAAGCGATTACCATCGGGGAACACCCAGCTTCTGGGAAAAAATACTTCATGATCATAACTTTAAGAACGTCAACATTGAAACCCTAACATGGGGGCCTTTTTCCACAGCCAGCTTAGTAACAGGTTTACCTGGTCCCTTAAAAGGCTTAAGACGTACAACAAGCCTTCTCCTAGACCTAGCATACTCACAAAAGAACTTTCGCGGACGCGATAAAATAATGGCCGTTCAGGATGATCCTGCGTGCCGAGCACCAATTGCTTACTTTATTGAGGCTTCAGCCAGGTAA
- a CDS encoding lipopolysaccharide biosynthesis protein — MALKLNSLAYHFGKQAPVLVGRKIAELVCGMATFAILARELSPENFAIYTLILGLISFVRLTSLPGIGNALAQSFARGHKGDFRRAVLLSAKTSLLGMLALAAAAWWHMHTGDNTMAAGLLAASIGFPLYSGFLYWRNTLVGDEKYWRLLFFDGASFTLRTITVSACAFTFPQYIFPTILIALLAPGLVNIFATLWQTRQIPKSSTREPNALRYGVKVSMYEIPSLAVQQLDRIALFYFISPEALAVYSVAVRIPQLLQAMIGEAIAVLGPVFARRENYDQSLHRFTFIITATLLFGCFLFSLIAIPYILPLLSGPKYNDSIFYAQILTTGIATGTIGQIYFRYVKSKLDSKAFLQITLSQAAIDGPTILLLTFYFGIKGAVAAFILKGATISLITGFIVYRKYHLKSSSVCKEK; from the coding sequence GTACTTGTAGGTCGAAAAATTGCTGAGTTAGTTTGCGGCATGGCTACATTTGCGATCCTGGCTCGAGAGTTATCACCCGAAAATTTCGCCATTTATACATTAATTCTTGGCCTCATAAGCTTTGTAAGGCTAACCTCTCTTCCTGGCATTGGCAACGCACTCGCTCAATCATTTGCCCGCGGCCATAAAGGAGACTTTCGCCGCGCTGTACTATTATCAGCGAAAACATCACTACTAGGTATGTTAGCGCTGGCCGCCGCCGCTTGGTGGCACATGCATACCGGGGACAACACAATGGCAGCAGGTTTACTAGCTGCCAGCATAGGTTTTCCATTATATTCTGGTTTTCTTTACTGGCGCAACACTCTTGTTGGAGATGAAAAATATTGGCGGCTATTATTTTTCGATGGCGCCTCTTTTACTTTACGCACCATTACTGTTTCAGCCTGCGCTTTCACTTTTCCTCAGTATATATTTCCGACTATTCTTATTGCTCTTCTAGCGCCCGGATTAGTAAATATTTTCGCGACATTGTGGCAAACTCGGCAAATTCCAAAATCTTCAACACGAGAACCAAATGCACTTCGTTACGGGGTGAAAGTCAGTATGTACGAAATTCCGTCTCTAGCTGTTCAGCAACTAGACCGAATAGCACTTTTTTACTTTATTAGCCCCGAGGCTCTAGCAGTTTACAGTGTTGCAGTACGTATTCCTCAGTTGTTACAAGCAATGATAGGCGAGGCAATAGCCGTTCTTGGTCCAGTCTTTGCTCGCCGAGAAAATTATGACCAATCCCTGCATAGGTTTACTTTTATAATTACAGCAACATTGCTTTTCGGCTGTTTTTTATTTTCATTAATAGCCATACCATACATATTACCACTTCTTTCTGGCCCCAAATATAACGATTCTATTTTTTACGCTCAGATATTAACGACCGGGATTGCCACCGGGACAATTGGTCAGATTTATTTTCGATATGTAAAATCAAAGCTAGATAGCAAGGCGTTCCTGCAAATCACCCTTAGCCAGGCAGCTATTGATGGCCCAACAATACTTTTATTGACATTTTATTTTGGTATAAAAGGAGCTGTTGCAGCCTTTATCCTTAAAGGCGCAACAATCAGCTTAATCACTGGATTTATAGTTTATCGTAAATACCATCTAAAATCATCATCTGTTTGCAAGGAAAAATAA